The following proteins are co-located in the Bacillus pumilus genome:
- the leuC gene encoding 3-isopropylmalate dehydratase large subunit, whose product MPRTIIEKIWDQHVVKSGEGKPDLLYIDLHLVHEVTSPQAFEGLRQKGRKVRRPQNTFATMDHNIPTVNRFVIKDEIAKKQVSALERNCAEFGVRLADLHSVDQGIVHVVGPELGLTLPGKTIVCGDSHTSTHGAFGALAFGIGTSEVEHVLSTQTLWQQRPKTLEIRVDGKLQKGVTAKDVILAVIGAHGVKFGSGYVIEYTGEVFRNMTMDERMTVCNMSIEAGARAGLIAPDEVTFEYCRGRKYAPQGEDFEAAIKEWEELKTDPGATYDKTIVLDGNEISPMVTWGINPGMVLPVDASIPGPEDFAQEDDQKEALRAYEYMGVHPHQRIEDITIEHVFIGSCTNSRMTDLRQAASMIEGQKVADHVRAIVVPGSQSVKLQAEEEGLHEIFLEAGFEWRESGCSMCLSMNNDVVPEGERCASTSNRNFEGRQGKGARTHLVSPAMAAMAAIHGRFVDVRKFNQEKTVV is encoded by the coding sequence ATGCCTCGAACAATCATCGAAAAAATATGGGATCAGCATGTTGTCAAAAGCGGCGAGGGAAAACCAGACCTTTTGTATATTGATCTGCACTTGGTGCATGAAGTGACATCACCTCAAGCATTTGAAGGATTAAGACAAAAAGGACGCAAGGTGAGAAGACCTCAAAACACGTTTGCGACGATGGATCACAACATCCCGACTGTGAATCGATTTGTGATCAAAGATGAGATTGCTAAAAAGCAGGTGAGTGCTCTAGAGCGCAACTGTGCTGAATTTGGTGTCCGTCTAGCTGACCTTCACAGTGTAGACCAAGGAATTGTCCATGTCGTTGGACCAGAGCTTGGTTTGACACTTCCGGGGAAAACAATCGTTTGTGGAGATAGTCATACATCAACTCACGGCGCGTTTGGTGCACTTGCCTTTGGGATCGGTACAAGTGAGGTTGAACATGTACTTTCCACACAAACACTTTGGCAGCAGCGTCCGAAAACACTAGAAATTAGAGTAGACGGAAAGCTGCAAAAAGGGGTAACTGCCAAAGATGTCATTTTAGCAGTCATTGGTGCACACGGCGTGAAGTTCGGTTCAGGTTATGTCATTGAATACACTGGGGAAGTATTCAGAAACATGACGATGGATGAGCGGATGACCGTTTGTAATATGTCGATTGAAGCAGGCGCAAGAGCAGGATTGATTGCACCTGATGAAGTCACCTTTGAATATTGCCGCGGCCGCAAATATGCACCGCAGGGAGAAGACTTCGAAGCAGCCATTAAAGAATGGGAAGAACTTAAAACAGATCCGGGTGCAACCTATGATAAAACGATTGTTTTAGATGGGAATGAGATTTCACCAATGGTCACGTGGGGAATTAACCCAGGGATGGTGCTGCCTGTGGATGCATCGATCCCGGGACCTGAGGATTTTGCACAAGAAGATGATCAAAAAGAAGCGCTCAGAGCTTACGAGTACATGGGTGTTCATCCGCATCAGCGTATTGAAGACATTACGATCGAGCATGTCTTTATCGGCTCTTGTACGAACTCAAGAATGACTGATTTACGCCAAGCAGCTTCTATGATTGAAGGACAAAAAGTAGCTGATCATGTCAGAGCGATTGTGGTGCCTGGCTCTCAAAGTGTCAAACTGCAAGCAGAAGAAGAAGGTCTTCATGAAATTTTCCTTGAAGCAGGCTTTGAATGGAGAGAATCTGGCTGCAGTATGTGCCTCAGTATGAATAATGATGTGGTGCCAGAAGGCGAACGCTGCGCGTCCACGTCAAACCGTAACTTTGAGGGGCGTCAAGGGAAGGGTGCAAGAACCCATCTTGTCAGCCCGGCAATGGCTGCAATGGCTGCAATACATGGCCGATTTGTCGATGTCAGGAAGTTTAATCAAGAGAAAACAGTCGTGTAA
- the leuD gene encoding 3-isopropylmalate dehydratase small subunit, producing MEPLVTHKGKAAVLNRINVDTDQIIPKQFLKRIERTGYGRFAFFDWRYLADGSPNPDFELNQPIYEGASILIAGENFGCGSSREHAPWALDDYGFKIVIAPSFADIFHQNCFKNGMLPIRLDYDVWKTFAASYEYKGYEMTVDLEKQQIQDHEGKMTPFEVDPHWREMLLNGYDEISLTLLLEDDIQAFEEKRSSWLRA from the coding sequence ATGGAGCCTTTAGTCACTCATAAAGGGAAAGCCGCTGTGCTTAACCGTATAAATGTAGATACAGATCAAATTATTCCGAAGCAATTTTTGAAAAGAATTGAACGAACAGGATATGGCCGGTTTGCCTTTTTCGACTGGCGGTATTTAGCCGATGGCAGCCCAAATCCTGATTTCGAGCTGAATCAGCCGATTTATGAAGGAGCATCCATTTTGATCGCAGGAGAAAACTTTGGCTGCGGATCATCAAGGGAACATGCCCCTTGGGCACTTGATGATTATGGTTTCAAAATTGTCATCGCACCATCATTCGCAGATATTTTTCATCAAAACTGCTTTAAAAATGGGATGCTTCCGATTCGTCTTGATTATGATGTGTGGAAAACATTCGCAGCATCATATGAGTACAAAGGGTATGAGATGACGGTTGATCTGGAAAAACAGCAGATTCAAGACCATGAAGGGAAAATGACCCCTTTTGAAGTAGACCCTCACTGGAGAGAAATGCTCCTGAATGGCTATGATGAGATTTCATTAACGTTATTATTAGAAGATGACATTCAGGCATTTGAAGAAAAGCGCAGCAGCTGGCTGCGTGCATAA
- a CDS encoding 2-isopropylmalate synthase — protein MRKINFFDTTLRDGEQSPGVNLNAQEKLIIAKQLERLGVNIIEAGFPASSRGDFLGVQEIARTIKNCSVAGLARCVKGDIDAAWEALKDGAQPRIHVFIATSDIHLKHKLKKTREEVVEQAVSMVKYAKERFPVVQWSAEDACRTDLAFLAEIVEKVIDAGASVINLPDTVGYLAPKEYGNIFKYMKEHVPNIDRVNLSAHCHDDLGMAVANSLAAIENGADQIETAVNGIGERAGNAALEEIAVALHIRKDFYQVESTIQLNEIKRTSDVVSKYSGMIVPRNKAVVGNNAFAHESGIHQDGFLKEKTTYEIISPELVGVTTDVLVLGKHSGRHAFKDRLKTLGFKLTEEEINKFFETFKNLTEKKKEITDDDLISIILEEKVADRKIGYEFESLQVHYGTEQMPTATVSLKNQETQEVIQEAATGAGSVEAVYNTLERCMEERIHLLDYRIQSNGKGRDALAEVYVTVSIEGKETAGRGVAQDVLEASAKAYVNAVNRHLIFKSNLFEIEKHHAIS, from the coding sequence GTGCGGAAAATTAATTTTTTTGACACAACACTTCGAGATGGAGAGCAATCACCAGGAGTGAACTTAAATGCACAAGAAAAGCTAATCATTGCAAAGCAGCTTGAGCGCCTTGGGGTTAATATCATTGAAGCGGGTTTTCCCGCTTCATCCCGAGGGGATTTCTTAGGTGTACAAGAAATTGCAAGAACAATCAAAAACTGTTCAGTTGCAGGGCTTGCACGTTGTGTGAAAGGTGATATTGATGCTGCATGGGAAGCATTAAAAGATGGGGCTCAACCAAGAATTCACGTCTTTATTGCGACTTCTGACATTCACCTGAAGCATAAACTAAAGAAAACACGTGAGGAAGTTGTAGAACAGGCTGTCTCAATGGTGAAATACGCAAAAGAACGCTTCCCGGTTGTCCAGTGGTCAGCAGAAGATGCGTGCCGTACAGATCTTGCTTTCTTAGCGGAAATTGTAGAGAAGGTCATTGACGCTGGGGCAAGTGTGATTAACTTACCTGATACAGTTGGATACCTAGCGCCAAAAGAGTACGGAAATATCTTTAAATACATGAAAGAACACGTTCCAAATATTGATCGCGTGAATTTGTCAGCACACTGTCATGATGACCTTGGCATGGCTGTGGCAAACTCACTTGCAGCAATCGAAAATGGAGCCGATCAAATTGAAACAGCAGTCAACGGTATCGGAGAGCGAGCTGGGAATGCCGCTTTAGAAGAAATTGCAGTAGCTCTTCATATTCGAAAAGACTTTTATCAGGTCGAATCAACAATTCAATTGAATGAAATTAAGCGTACAAGTGATGTAGTGAGCAAATACTCTGGAATGATTGTGCCGCGCAATAAAGCAGTCGTTGGAAACAACGCTTTTGCACATGAATCAGGTATTCACCAGGATGGTTTCCTCAAAGAAAAAACAACCTATGAAATTATTTCTCCAGAGCTTGTAGGCGTCACAACAGATGTGCTTGTCCTTGGAAAACACTCCGGAAGACATGCGTTTAAAGACCGCTTGAAAACACTAGGCTTTAAGCTAACTGAAGAAGAAATCAATAAGTTCTTCGAAACCTTCAAGAACTTAACAGAGAAGAAGAAAGAAATCACAGATGATGATTTGATTTCTATTATATTAGAAGAAAAAGTAGCAGACCGAAAAATTGGCTACGAATTTGAAAGCCTTCAAGTACATTATGGTACAGAACAAATGCCAACAGCAACGGTTTCTCTTAAAAATCAAGAAACGCAGGAAGTCATTCAAGAAGCAGCTACAGGTGCAGGCAGTGTAGAAGCTGTGTACAACACGCTTGAGCGCTGTATGGAGGAAAGAATTCATTTGCTAGACTACCGTATTCAATCAAATGGAAAAGGCAGAGACGCGCTAGCAGAAGTATATGTCACTGTTTCAATAGAAGGAAAAGAAACAGCAGGCCGAGGTGTGGCGCAAGATGTACTGGAAGCATCGGCTAAAGCTTACGTCAATGCAGTGAACAGGCATTTAATCTTTAAATCAAATTTGTTTGAAATTGAGAAACATCACGCGATCTCATAG
- the leuB gene encoding 3-isopropylmalate dehydrogenase, which translates to MKKKIALLPGDGIGPEVVASAVAVLQETAAQFQHEFEFETALIGGIAIDEKNNPLPKETVDVCKSADAILLGAVGGPKWDQNPPELRPEKGLLAIRKQLDLFANIRPVKVFDSLSEASPLKQDHISGVDFVIVRELTGGLYFGEPSERYTDDEGKEAAVDTLLYTKEEIVRVLKEAFDMALTRRKKVTSVDKANVLASSKLWRDAVEEVASQYPEVAYEHMLVDNAAMQLIYKPAQFDVIVTENMFGDILSDEASMITGSLGMLPSASLSSTGLHLYEPIHGSAPDIAGQNVANPLATILSAASLLRTSFALEDEAAAIEEAVEAVLASGKRTKDLAAKEGTYQTTDDITTAVVDALKKRAKTIV; encoded by the coding sequence ATGAAAAAGAAAATTGCACTTTTGCCCGGCGATGGAATCGGACCGGAAGTCGTAGCATCAGCAGTCGCTGTCCTGCAAGAAACAGCGGCTCAATTTCAACACGAATTTGAATTCGAAACTGCGCTCATTGGCGGTATAGCGATAGATGAAAAAAATAATCCGCTCCCTAAGGAAACAGTAGATGTGTGCAAAAGCGCAGATGCGATTTTATTAGGAGCAGTTGGCGGACCAAAGTGGGATCAAAACCCGCCAGAACTTCGCCCGGAAAAAGGCTTGCTCGCCATTCGTAAACAGCTGGACTTATTTGCAAATATCCGTCCTGTCAAAGTGTTCGATAGCTTAAGCGAGGCGTCGCCGTTAAAACAAGATCATATTAGCGGAGTAGATTTCGTCATCGTTCGTGAATTAACAGGCGGCCTCTATTTTGGTGAACCAAGCGAGCGCTATACGGATGATGAAGGAAAAGAAGCTGCTGTTGATACACTCCTTTATACAAAGGAAGAGATTGTCCGTGTATTAAAAGAAGCGTTCGACATGGCCTTAACGAGACGGAAAAAAGTGACGTCTGTGGATAAAGCGAATGTTCTTGCTTCCAGTAAACTATGGCGGGATGCGGTAGAAGAAGTTGCATCCCAATATCCAGAAGTTGCATATGAGCACATGCTCGTTGATAATGCCGCCATGCAGCTGATTTATAAGCCCGCTCAATTTGATGTCATTGTGACAGAGAATATGTTTGGCGACATTTTAAGTGACGAGGCTTCTATGATTACTGGTTCACTCGGTATGCTGCCATCTGCTAGTCTATCAAGCACAGGCCTTCATTTATATGAGCCGATTCATGGTTCAGCACCCGATATTGCGGGGCAAAATGTCGCAAACCCTCTGGCAACCATTTTGTCAGCAGCCAGCTTGCTTAGAACATCCTTTGCATTAGAAGATGAAGCGGCTGCAATAGAAGAAGCCGTGGAAGCTGTTCTTGCCTCTGGCAAACGCACAAAGGATTTAGCAGCAAAAGAGGGAACATATCAAACGACTGACGATATCACCACAGCAGTTGTAGACGCACTGAAAAAACGTGCGAAAACAATTGTATAA